The window CGGAGATCCAGTTCGACCGGGGCGCCGCTAATTTATTCGGGTCGGACTCCGAGTTCGAGTAATACGAGTACGAGTAGTAGTAGCATGAGTACTAATGGGAGTGGGAGTGGAGGGGGGAATGGAGGGGGGAATTTGATGAGTAGTGTGAGTTCGGGGGCTTCGGGGAATGGGAATTTGTATCCGAGTGGGAATATTTGTCCGTCCGGGAAGATATTGAAGTCGAATATGATTAATCGGGGGAGTAATCGGAGTGAGAAGTTGGGGTCGGGGAGTGTGAATTATGGTCATGGGAATATAATCAAGGGAGGGGGGAATGCGCGGTGTGGAGAGGATAATGTGGGGAAGAGGGGTGTGGTTGGGTTTGATGCGGAGGAGGTGAAGAATCAGGGGAATGAGTTGTATAAGAAAGGGAAGTTTGGGGAGGCGTTGGTGTTGTATGATAAGGCGATTGGGATGGCTCCGGAGAATGCTGCTTATAGGAGTAATAAGGCGGCTGCATTGACTATGTTGGGGAGGTTGGGGGAGGCTGTGGTGGAGTGTGAGGAGGCTGTGAGGTTAGATTCGGGGTATGGGAGGGCGCATCAGCGCTTGGCCTCTCTTTTCCTCAGGTATACTTATGTGCACAATTCTTAGTTTTGCAGTATTGGAGATCATTATGATTTTGCCTTATCGGGTTGTCAAAGGTGTAGTTTGTATTAATTCAAGTTGCAATTGgatgtttttctttttaaaggATTGCCAACCATTTCTTGATTTACCTTAATCGGATTGTGAATTGCTCAAGGCTTCCTTGGGTTAAATGGTTTGGAGTTTTGGTCGTATCATACCGTTCTTAAGTTAAACGAATTAATTATCTTGCTGATTTTATGAACTTCTGAACGTTGAATCTATGTGAGACTAGTGATTCTAATAGAGACTCTAATTGTTAACTTCTGCTGTTTGAGTGGTATGATGTATGAGCTTGCTGTAGTTTTTGGCTTGTAGCTGTCTGTAAAGAACATTCCAAGTTATTGGGTGATTGGTTTTGTCATCAGTATTGAGAGTTGAGGCTGGACTCATCACCTACCAGTGCTGATGATGACGCCACACTTTGATCACACCTAAAATCCTGATATATGACCCTAACTTTCGATGTTTGGTTCATTTCATTTATAATATCTGATCCAActttaagattaaaaaaataataattatatgtatactGGATTTCTCTGGGTGGAAACAAGTTCCTTTTTTAGCTAAATGTGATAATAAGTTTCAGACACTTTTGATCTTTATATGGCTTTTGGGGATTCTATAGGAAATCACTTTTGTAGCTGTAGAATCTACTACAAATAGAGTGCAGGTCGTTTTgaaaatcatttacattatttcTACGAATGTGCCAGGTAACAGGTTACATGCTTCAGAATCATGGGTTTTGTTTTATTCGTTTTTATGAGATTAAGTGAGTATGTGCACCGGGCAGTGCCACAAATGATTGATATTCCTTCGCATTCTGTCGTTTACAGGTTAGGACAAGTTGAAAATGCTAAGGATCACCTTTGTTTGCAAGGGCAGCCTCCTGATACAACTGAATTGCAGAAGTTGCAGTTGTTGGAAAAGCATATCAGTCGATGCGTAGATGCTCGAAAGGTAGGTGACTGGAAGGGAGTACTGCAGGAATGTGATGCAATAATGGTAGCTGGAGCTGTGTCTTCACCCCAGGTAAGATCAGCACAAAGCCTACTATTTCTACTTCTTTTTTTATTAGAAAGATTAGATCGCTGAACAGTTAATTTTATAGATAATTGCTTGTAAAGCGGAGGCATTCTTGAAGCTTCACCAATATGAAGATGCCGACTCTAGCTTATCCAACCTTTCAAAGCTAGAACCCTACCCTACTTCATGTTCCCAAAATAGATTTTTTGGGATTCTTTTAGAAGCTTATGTTTTGTTTGTCCGAGCGAAGGTGGATATCGCATTTGGAAGGTTAGTCATTATAATCGCTGTATATTGTTTAGAACTTTAGATTGGTGACCCTGATGTGAccgaaaatattaatttcattgCAGGTTTGAAAATGCAGCTGCTGCAGCAGAGAAGGCCGTTAAAATTGATTTCAATAACATGGAAGTTGCAATGTTGCTGAACAGCGTGAAGCTGGTAACTAGGGCTCGTTCCCAGGGTAGAGATCTTTTCGGTGCTGGAAAATTCACAGAAGCATGTGCAGCATACGGGGAAGGCCTGAAATATAATCTCTGCAATTCCATACTCTACTGCAACAGGGCTGTTTGCTGGTCTAAACTTGGTCTGTGGCAGGAATCTGTGGAGGACTGCAATCAAGCCCTCAAGATCCAACCAAATTACACAAAAGCTCTTCTTAGGAGGGCTGTATCAAATGCGAAGGTAATAATGCTTGTATATATTGTTTATCTTATATAGGCAGGTTGTTTCTATAGTTAACTTTTTTGTTTCTTTAAAACTATGGAATAATCTTTTTTGCTCATATGGACATCTATCGTTTGGCAACTTTTTTTCTGGTTGTCACAGCTCGAAGAATGGGCAGCAGCTGTCAGAGACTATGAGATCTTAAGGAGAGAGCTCCCGGGTGACAGCGAAGTTGCTGAGTCTCTATCTCGGGCACAGGATGCTCTTATGAAATTACGGCGGGGTGATGCTTATGTCAAACCAGGTGACTCCAGTGAATTTTCTGGTTCTGACCACTTCAAGGGTGTGATGCATTCACCTGGTAAAATTTTCATCCTTGTACCAAAGTTAACTCATCCGTTCATTTTTCATGCTGTTATTTATCCGAGCCCAGAGCATTGATCCTATAGCAGCTTTACAGAGTCATTAATGAATAATTCTACTGTCTTGCTGGAATTTCTTACTCATTATTTATGACTGTTCTATAATCTTTTTGCCACTTGCTTGATTTGAAATGCAATCCATTCCACTGTAGCAACATAGAAGTTCTTGCAATTTATCTAAATCTTCCGACTTTCATCTTGATCGTTGTAAAGACTGAATGATTGATACCTAATATGTCTCTCTTCTTCTTCCGTGAAGGTGGATCCAGTTCAGACGCCAGCAGAAGCCACAAGAAATATCCGGAGCTGTAACATATACTAGTCGGTGACAGACTGAAGAAGATGATCTGCCCTAGCCGCCAAATTACTATTATTAGGCTCAATGGTGCTTCAAAGCATCCATGCTATATATTCTTACCTCAATTTTGGAAGGAGATAGCAGATTGAGTAGCTACATATCACATTATAGTAATTTCATTCTTTAATAGGAAAACCtcatataaataaattcatcagttaacatattttaaattgtattacataaattttcttCGCTTATATCACAATATATTGTTTATTTCATCCCCTTTATTCAAATCCATTTTCACCTTCAGTCATGCAAATCTGAAATGCAAAAGTGCACTTCGTATGTAGGCCTGTTTCTACTTTAATTCTGTTATCTTGGTGGGAAACAAAATGTTTCCGATCTACTAGTAAATTATTTATTGAGGTAAAAGTATTGTTCGTACTGACATGCTTTTTTCTTGCCTGACCGTGataaatattctaaatattcccgatttattaaaaaattatcgattaatttttaaaaaatattttaatgatttattaattacatcTAATTTGACTGAAAATTctcgatttatcaaaaaattcaaattttgaatttataaattaaccGATTAGTACCGATTTCCGCGATAACCGTTATATCTAACATACAATTCTAATTCTAGTGAACAAAACATCTAAATTCTAGTGAACAAAACATCAAATTGTGACGGTATATATAAGGGGAAACAGAAGGAATAATATTAGGCAGTATAGCAAGTGAGGTGGGTACATAACTAATGAATGCATGTCTGTGCCAGTACTAGAATTGACTTAACATGTGTAAAGTTCCATTATACGGTAGTAGTATTAAAAAACAACACAAACTTTTttcaaatcataataattattattgtacAAAATTCCGTTCCATCAGTTATCtgataaaataatatgagtAAGGGCTCATTTGTTTATAGGTGGATGAGACCGTACGAACTGAACGAACCCCATATTTGCTATTCAGATCGTttggtttatatttttaaatttttaaaatctggaCGACACCATAAAAACATCTGGACGACGCACCCTCAAACTCTGCGCTGAATGGTTGAGCTTGTTACTGTCTTGTGTCTTGGCTAGAGGTTATTTTTCTTCTCCCTTAAATCATTTGACTCATTTTAAACCTTGCATCTTTTTAATAGAATCGAGAAAATCAAGTCTATACATATTCCTACTTTTTCTTGTGTGTATTTTATACATAGTATTTAAATTCTCTTTACAAGATTACTTTTCTAATGATGTAATTATGTTAGGAAATTAGATAATCcgatttaattttttcttttatttttgatttaattgaaTATGTTTATCAAGTTATTACTtaaaaagatagtatttttagttaatataacttttgtgttgaattttaataattaatattttattgtggtcaaaaacataaaaccatcattcataatttttatcaaaagtaaatttgaactataaattatatataaaaatttatagtcTTTTCTGTTAcaaaagtaaattttttatcttaatatattaaatctatctgataaaaaaatatcagaTTTGTGAATTTTGTCATTCAGATAAAATAGATTAACAAACAACAGTTTTTATCTGCCATCCAAATTTTCCGTTCATTCAGATTTCACTCGTTCAGAAAAAATGatccagatttaacaaatgacccctaattCATAGACCAAGCTGAAAGATTCTCTATCTTAATAATAGagtacataaaatattattcagACACGTTGATTTATCTTACTTGTTTTGGTTCGGCTAAAATCAGATACTTTGGGTAAGAGAATAATGGGCCTTGCGTAAGCCCAAGTTGAGCGAGCGTGTCTGGACATTGAAGTAATGAAAGAGaattactacttttggaatgttcATTTATGTACGTAAAATAAAACAAGTGGCGCCAAACAGGAATCAAACTTTTCACAATTCAAAAGTTCAAACAAtcaggagagagagggagagagagagcgagagagatggAGTTGCAGTGCTGCGGAGAGTTCGAAGCAGGCAGAGAGTGTCGGATTAAGAATCTGACTGTACAAAAGTACCTCGAGTTCTGTGAGCTGCACAAGCATTCCGATCTTACCGTTAATCAACTCCAAAaggcatctctctctctctctctctctctccccctctctccctccctccctccctccctctctctccctccgtctctctctctctctctctctctgtatatATACATGTGCCTATAGCGACATAGCGTGTTGTGTACAGAGGAGCTTGATGAAATGGTTTTCTATTTGTTTGATTCTGATTTA of the Daucus carota subsp. sativus chromosome 4, DH1 v3.0, whole genome shotgun sequence genome contains:
- the LOC108215665 gene encoding inactive TPR repeat-containing thioredoxin TTL3, translated to MMPHSGKSLDEMETQDKPDFKKLDLNSDTNIKKGVSVCPKIPVVNVANRNHSGELGKTRSGVMGHRRSSSTGAPLIYSGRTPSSSNTSTSSSSMSTNGSGSGGGNGGGNLMSSVSSGASGNGNLYPSGNICPSGKILKSNMINRGSNRSEKLGSGSVNYGHGNIIKGGGNARCGEDNVGKRGVVGFDAEEVKNQGNELYKKGKFGEALVLYDKAIGMAPENAAYRSNKAAALTMLGRLGEAVVECEEAVRLDSGYGRAHQRLASLFLRLGQVENAKDHLCLQGQPPDTTELQKLQLLEKHISRCVDARKVGDWKGVLQECDAIMVAGAVSSPQIIACKAEAFLKLHQYEDADSSLSNLSKLEPYPTSCSQNRFFGILLEAYVLFVRAKVDIAFGRFENAAAAAEKAVKIDFNNMEVAMLLNSVKLVTRARSQGRDLFGAGKFTEACAAYGEGLKYNLCNSILYCNRAVCWSKLGLWQESVEDCNQALKIQPNYTKALLRRAVSNAKLEEWAAAVRDYEILRRELPGDSEVAESLSRAQDALMKLRRGDAYVKPGDSSEFSGSDHFKGVMHSPGGSSSDASRSHKKYPEL